AAGGAGTCGGCCAAGGACACCGCGCGCGTGCTCGGGCGGTTCTACGACGGCATCCAGTACCGGGGCACGGAGCAGGCCGTCGTCGAGACGTTCGGCGCGTGGTCGGGCGTGCCCGTCTGGAACGGCCTGACCGACGACTGGCACCCGACGCAGTCGCTGTGCGACATGCTGACGATGCGCGAGCACTCCGGCAAGCCCGACGGCGAGATCTCCTTCGCCTACGTCGGCGACGCCCGGTTCAACATGGGCAACTCGCTGCTCGTCACCGGCGCCCTGCTCGGGATGGACGTGCGCATCGTCGCGCCGCGGCCGCTCTGGCCGGCTGACGAGGTCGTCGCCCTCGCCGGTCGCCTTGCGGCAGAGTCCGGTTCGCGCGTCACCGTGACCGACGACGTCGCCGAGGGCGTGCGGAGGGTCGACTTCGTGCACACCGACGTCTGGGTCTCGATGGGCGAGCCCGCCGAGGTCTGGGGCGAGCGCATCGAGACGCTGCAGCGCTACCAGGTGAACGCCGGGCTGCTCGCCGCGACCGGCAACCCCGAGGTGCGCTTCATGCACTGCCTCCCGGCCTACCACGACCTCGAGACCGAGGTGGGGCGACAGGTGCACGAGCAGTTCGGCCTGAAGGAGCTCGAGGTGACCGACGACGTCTTCGAGTCGGCCGCCTCCGTCGTCTTCGACCAGGCGGAGAACCGCATGCACACCATCAAGGCCCTCATGGTCGCCACGCTGGCCGACGTCTGAGCGGACCGGCCTCTGCCCTCGTCTCAAGCCGAACGGGCCGTGGCCCGCTCGTGGACGGCCGGATGCCGGGCAGCCGGCCCCGCGCCGGCCGTCATGTCCGCGGCGGACCGGGCCCACCGGCATCCGGGCTACGGGGTGACCGTCGGGCAGATCGGGGCGCCGGAGGTCGCGGTCGCGGCGGGCGGCTCGGCCCGGATCGCCTTGAAACCGTTGCCGAGGACGAGGTCGACGCTGTCGTCGGCGCGCTTGTCGTTGACGAGCACCGCACCAGCGACGCGCGACTGGACGAGCCGGGCGGACGCGGCACCCGAGGGCCCGAAACGGATCTGCGCCGACTGCTTGATGCTCGCCTTCTTCGGGTCGTTGGCGACGGCCTTGACCTTGAACCCGCGCTCGCGCACGACCTTGGCGGTGCTCGAGGCGAGTCCCTTGCGGGTGGTTGCGTTGTAGACGTTGAGCGTGACGTCGATCGGCTTCAGTACCGGGGCGGGGACGACCGTCGTGCACGGCACGGCCTGGGGCGTGGTGTCGCGGAAGTAGGTCGACGCGTAGTAGAACGCGCCGGCGAGTGCGAGCAGCACCACGATGACGACGATGGTCGACCGTCGTTGGCGGCGCACCCGGTAGGGGGTGGCCTCGCGTTCCTGGGTCTGGGTCATCCGCTCGCCTTGCCTCGTCGCGTCGGGCGGCGGCGCCGACGGTCCGGAGGGGTCTCAGGTGGGGCGGGCTGGGGGTCCCGCCGGGTACGGCGGCCCCACACCACCCTCCCGGTCGAGACCGAGGGTACGTCAGTCGAGCACGAGAACGCGGGCGTGCAACACCGGGCGTCCGGCCAGGGCCGCGCGCAGGGCCCGGTGCAGACCGTCCTCGAGGTAGAGCTGCCCCTCCCACTCG
This is a stretch of genomic DNA from Terracoccus luteus. It encodes these proteins:
- the argF gene encoding ornithine carbamoyltransferase; its protein translation is MNGSTTTTGTTGTTGTLGTPGSTPGDDRDGTAAEAGDGTSAVTASDTSPVLDALARVESLRGRNLLRESELTADEFRGLLDLAAALKTAKRERREPRLLERRNIALVFEKTSTRTRCAFEVAAADQGAATTTLEPSGTQIGHKESAKDTARVLGRFYDGIQYRGTEQAVVETFGAWSGVPVWNGLTDDWHPTQSLCDMLTMREHSGKPDGEISFAYVGDARFNMGNSLLVTGALLGMDVRIVAPRPLWPADEVVALAGRLAAESGSRVTVTDDVAEGVRRVDFVHTDVWVSMGEPAEVWGERIETLQRYQVNAGLLAATGNPEVRFMHCLPAYHDLETEVGRQVHEQFGLKELEVTDDVFESAASVVFDQAENRMHTIKALMVATLADV
- a CDS encoding LytR C-terminal domain-containing protein is translated as MTQTQEREATPYRVRRQRRSTIVVIVVLLALAGAFYYASTYFRDTTPQAVPCTTVVPAPVLKPIDVTLNVYNATTRKGLASSTAKVVRERGFKVKAVANDPKKASIKQSAQIRFGPSGAASARLVQSRVAGAVLVNDKRADDSVDLVLGNGFKAIRAEPPAATATSGAPICPTVTP